The region TTTCCCTCCTAATATAGGTTTCTCAGGTTTACCTTGAAATAGCAGACATAAAAATAATGAGCAATTTATGTGCCAATCCAAGAAAGATACTATGGTGAGGCGGGAAATGTAGCCTTGATAGTTGGTTGAACACGGAATTAAGCGATTTTTAGAAAATAAAAATATTTAGAGGAACCCTGCACCAAATGGGGCAGACATTAATGACAAATTGCACGGATTTGTGCAATAACCTCAATGCTGTGTTCTTTGTCTTTCTCAACACCGGAGGCTCGTTTTGTAGTATATAATGACGCGAATTAAGGGAAAAACGGTTGCCTAATTCTGAGAAAGATTGTGGAAATGTAATAAAGGGTAGGACTTACGCAAATCGAATAGAAAACCGGCATATTCTGCTGAAAATGTCTTGCAGTGAGACTATTGAATTGTATCTAACCCCCTAAATCCCCTTTATCAGGGGGACTTTGAGAGGAAATGCGTACCCGTTAAATCCCCCTTATCAGGGGGACTTTAAGAGGAAATGCGTAAGTCCGAAAAGGGAATAGATTACGCCTATTTCCTGTGGTGTGTCCTGAAAGGAAAGTATGGGATGGGGTGTTCTTAACGAATGAAGCCATTTAGAGTGAGAGAATTCCACCCTCAACAAGCATCGGGGCACCGGTCATGTACCTTGATTCATCGGAGGCTAAATAGACTGCTGCCCAGGCGATGTCTTCCGGTTCACCGATACCCAATGGATGCATCTCTTTGATTTCTTTGTTGATTGCTCCCGGGTCTGGTTGCTTGGATAGGAATTCTTGATAGAGTTCGGTGTTAATGGTGCCGGGACAGAGGCTATTGACACGGATGTTGTCCTCAGCATACCGAACCGCCATGCTCCGTGAGAGGTGTACCACAGCGGCTTTGGAGGAGGTATAGGCGGGGTGCATCGGAAACCCGACGTAGGCGGATTCACTCGCCATATTGATAATCGAACCGCCACCGGCTGCGCGCATCAGGGGAATGATAGCGCGGGACACGAGGTAGATGCTCTTTACATTGACAGCGTATTGGTGGTCCCAGTCTTCTTCGGAGATATCTTCTAATTCACCTACGACAGCGATACCGGCGTTGTTGAACAGGACATTTGGATTGCCAAGTTCGGACGTGACCTGTACGACAGCACTTTCAATCTGCGCGGCATCGGTTACGTCACACTGGCAGAAAAGGGCGGTTCCACCGGAGGCTTGAATCTGTTGAGCAGTTTTTTCGCCGCGCTCGGCGTTGAGATCCCAGATCGCGACAGCTGCGCCTTCGCCCGCAAAAAGTTCTGCACTTTTCGCACCGATACCTCGTGCTGCACCCGTGATAATTGCGATTTTGTCCTTAAGTCGGTTAGCCATGTGTATTCTTTTAGAGTCCTTGCAAGAGGGATACCCACCGTTCCCATGCGGCTTTAGTGGCAGATTTTTGCGCTTCGTTTGCTTCTTCTCCCATACCGCGTTTCAGGAAAGCATGACCGACGCCTTCGTAGATAACGGGTTCGTAGGTAACGTTTGCAGCATCTGCCGCTGCTTTCGTTGCATCAATTGTGGCATTGATACGGTTATCGCTCTCGCCGTAAAAGCCATATATTGGCACTGATATCTTGGGGACATCCTCTGCGGATACAGCACGACCATAGAATACGAAACCCGCAGCGATTGTATCGGAATGGACAGCGTAGCTGAACGTTTGGCCACCACCCCAGCAGAACCCGGAAACAGCGACTTTATCGTTCGTTGAAGGGAGGTCTCGGACGTATTTCTGGACAGCGTCCAAATCTGATGCGACTTGAGAGGCGGGGAGCTCTCGAATAGCCCTTCGGACATCATCACCGGAGTCGAAGCTTTCTGTGCCGCCGCCATCGGGTCCCATACCGGAAAGTAGGTCTGGGCAGATTGCGACGAACCCCTCAGCGGCGAGCCTATCCGCTACGAGGCGGATCCAATCGGTGAGTCCAAAAATTTCGTGGATGACAATTATAGATGTTGCTGGCTCTTTCACCTCTGGATAAACAACAAACGCATTAATAACACGACCATTGGCGGCTGTGACTTTTACCCATTCGCCGTGGCGAGGGGACTTTTCGAGTTCAGCCTTTTCATTGTCAGCACTTACATGACTGGCGAATAATATACCTGTAGCAACAATGCTTAACATGAGGATATGGTATATTTGCATACGTTCTCCTTACTTTTCTTTTTCTTTATGAATAACGGATTCCACAACCTTCTGCATTTCGGTAGTCGGTATCGCGCCGATTAGAAAGTAGTGAATTTTTGCGCCCGACCATCTGAAGGCGTCCGCCTCTCTGAACAGGCGTTTATACACAGTTGTCCCCGCAAGTTCAATTTCTTTTTCTTCTCCGCGATCTCTGTCCCTGATATGCGGTGGATCGCCCGTTTTTTCAAACAGCGTGAAATTTACCAATCCATCTGTATATTCGAGAAGAATTGAGTCGTTCTTCCTATTTTTAATAATACGAACATCCTTTAACTGGAACCCCGGTGGTAGGTACTCAGGTTGAGCGGGTTTGGTTTTTAACACTTTTTCCGCTTTGGCAAGTGAAATTGAAGAACTGCGCGGCGGTCGCGGTTTAATCTCCTTTTCAAAGACTTCCCATTTGCGTTGTACGGTGGCAGGATCAAAGCTAATTCGGGTATAAACAAACATCTGGCGAAGTACCCCTTCAGCGTCAAGATCCTCCACCCGCAAGATAACGCCGTTTTCGCGTGCAAAGAAGATGCGTTTTGTGGGTCTGTCAGCAAATTTAGGTGTGATCGTTAGAATGTCGGTTTCATAATTTATTATTTTTTCTGTGGATGGCGATACTTCCAAGTTATAATTTTGGGCAATCAACTGGATCTCTTTTTTCGGGAATGGATTTCTAATTTGTCGCCATTCGTTCCGGTCTCGAGTTCTTTCCCGACGGTCTCTGCGATTCTGGTTGTTGTCGTCTTGTCTGTTGTTGCCTCGGTGCTCGTTTCTGTCTTGCGAACCTTCAAGCGATGTCCGCTCGCCGACTACGGATAGCACCCTCCGATACGAAGCATCTGCAGATTGATGAATGACCACCTCTTCAAAAGTGCGTGAGCCTCTTGAAGAACTAAACGTCTTCCAACGAACGCCCACATAACTGACTTTGCGCTCGGCTTCTGCAATGCGTTCAAGCGTACTGATGTCGGCGAAAAGTGTGTGCGGTGTCCAGAGGAAAAAGGTTAAAACTGCGGAATGAAGAACGAGATATTTATGGATTCGCATAAATTCACCTATTGGTTGCCTGGTGATTAATTTAATCCCCTACATTTTCGAGATAGAGATCAAGAAACAGGTCAGCATCGTCAACAGTTCCCGTAATTGAGTTATCGCCATCCGCTATTAACGTTGAATTGATCGGTTTGACGACATTCGACTTCAAAGGGTTGTCTTCGAGTTGTTCAGTATAAAGTCCGAAGTAGAGATCGAATGTTTCTTCATACTGGGGTGCAGTCGGGGAAAAATAGAGTGCCCCCAAAATCAGCGCGAGCGTCAGGATACCGGTAGCCCCTGCTGTAACAGGACGGAAAAACCAGCGTCCAATATCGGGGAACCAGCGTCCAATATCCGATAACCATCCCGTGGACGTGGATTCCTCTGCCTGTACATCTGCTGTTTGTTGGCGTATTTTTGCCATCACTGTATCATGAATGGACGCTGGCGCGGGTTGTTCAAGTCTATTAACCTGCTCGCGATTTTCGCGGAACGCTGACAGCATTTCGGAACATTCGTCGCAGGCGTGGAGATGCGTCTCAATCCGCTGACGCATAGCAGGCGCTAACTCGTCGTCTAAATAGGCTGATAATTCATCTTGGAACTGTGTGTGTATTTTTGCCATCACAGCGTCTTTAAGCGTCGAGGGTGCCGGATGCGCGAAGACTGTGATCATCTGGCGATTCTCTTCAAACGCCGACAGCATTTCAGAACACTCACTACAGGAACGGAGATGTGTTTCAATCTGTTCGCGTCTGCTTGGCGTTAATTCGTTATCTAAATAGGCTGATAGTTCGTCTTGAATGCGTTTGTGATTCATATCTTTAATCGAGGATAGCGGTAAGGATCGTTTACCACTCGACTCGCTCCAGTTCTTTTTTTAACGCTTTCCGTGCTTCATGTAAACGGGATTTGACCCGACCAAGTGTGCATCCTAAGATTTCTGCTATTTCTTCATAAGCCATATCTCGCAGTTCTCTTAGCACCAGAATTTCTCTATAACTGGGTTTGAGTTTTGCGAGAGCGGCGTGGACAATCTCTTTTTCCTCGGTGCGGAGTGCTTCTTCTTCAGGTGTTACCGTGTCCAAAGGCACCCAGGGTTGTGAATCGTCGATCTCTGTAGGGTCAGTTTTTCGACGTTGGTACTGGTCAATATGGTTAAGACATTTGTTTTTAACGATGCGGTAAAGCCATGTAGAGAATCGGGAACGGAATTGAAATTTCCCAATATTTTCCCATGCAGAGACAAACGCATCTTGTGCTACATCTTCGGCGTCTTGGTGATGACCGAGCATGCCGTAAGCGATATTATAGACCCAATGTTGATATTGAATGATGAGGGTACCCATCGCATCAGCATCGCCATTTTGACAACGCAAAACAATCTCACGTTCTTGTGTGAGATCCAATTCTTCAGTTTTGCCCATCTCTGAATTGGTTTCCATAGTAGCTGCAGGAGTTGCGAGGGACATACTTCTCTCCAAACTACAAAGGTAAAGAAAGTACTTAGTTTAACTCAGAGCCATTCAATTCTCGGATAATCCTGAAATTTGCTTGAAGGAAGCGGATTCCCAACGAAATGGCTCTCTTACTTAATATAGACATACAACAAAACAAAAGGTTCGTTAGTTTTATTTAAGCACGTTTTCTTTACCGGGTGTAGTTTGGACCGGTTTGAGTTTGCCACTACCATTCGGCGATCTACCGAGCGCAACATCCTTCTCCTGTTTTTCAAACGTCACTATATCAAGCACCTGATTGCCACGCGTATCGGTATCAACGAGCATTACAGTTTCACCATTGCGAGACAACTTAAAGTTGGCATGGAGCCCTGCTTCTGCTTTACCATCTTCATCCAACCACACAAGAAGATAGCCGTGTGCGGGGATCAAGGTGTCCTCTGGGAATGTCCATTTTTTGATGTTGTCAATTTTATCTGTCAAATACATTCCAGCGAGGTTCACTGTGTTGTCGCTGAGATTGTGGAGTTCAAGCCAGTCTTCGTATTGTCCTTGTGGGTCAGCGATGCTCTTGGTATTGAATGCCATCAATTCGTTAATGACGACAGGGCTGTCTTTTACAACAGGAACACCGACCTGATATTGTGCGGCTCCCTGTTCGGCACGTGCTGGTGAAAACGCAGTCGTGCCGTGGGTCTTCACTGCATTTGCTTCAACATAATAGTAGACTGTTGTGTTTGCTGGGAAAGCCGGAATCTGTCCAACAAAACTATCCTTTTCCCTTGTCATCATCACCTGATTAAAAACAGCATACCGATCATCATTATAATACAAGAAAACCGCATCAGCTGCAACTGATTTATCGAGTGTCGCTTTAACCGAGACAGGCTGATTGGCTACAGGTGGAGATCCGGATCCGATTTCGATGGAGATAATTTTGGGAACCGGTCTGTTGATCTCTGGATGATTGCGTAGATATTCACGGCGTTCGTTGACAAAACGCTTGAGGTCAGCAGGGGCGCCGGTCACAAATTCTTGGTATCCGTACAACTTCTTATCGTCTTGTTGTACTTCTGTATCAATGAGGGTCTGGTATTCTTTGATAATTGGTTCCAACACTTCCCAATCAAGCCATTCATCTACAACGGTCCGGACATGTGCGAGATAACGGGCGCGCCACTCTGGGTTTGAGAGCAATCGGTTGATAAGTGGACGCGCAGCATTATCTTCATGCGCGACAGGGGATACCATTCCGTTTTCCAAATCCCCCCATGACCAACCACCGGGACCTCCGCCACCAGGACCTCCACGCCCCGATCGACCGAATCTTAGGCTTTCATTGTTATCATGCGGTATGAGGTAAAACCTGCTGTTGACATCTTGGTAGATAGCGTAATCGCCGCCTTTATGAATGTAGCCATCATCATCCATAAAGACGTTTGAAACAGCGATCTGCCACGACACCTGATCAATGTTGAGCATGGATGGAAGTTTTTCCATAAGTTCTGCGTCAGAGGTTGTTTCATCAAGCATTTTGCAGAGAGCGATGAGATCTTCCCAAGGGTTTTCAACGTTGCTGGTTTTGAGTTGATACGTTTCCTGATACGCTGCCGGATCGTCGCCTGCATAGACCAAGGCACCCCCTCTCCCGGGCCCTACTTTCCAGCGGATACCGTCTTTTGTGCCGAACCACTCGGCAAGGAAATCTTTATTGTATTGTTGAAGATTGATATAGACCCCCCAATTTTCACCGTTGATAACGAGTTTCACAAGGTTCGTTTTCATCGCAGGGATGTAGTCGCGCGCGATGCGATTGTAGAGCACTTCACGGAGAAAAGAGCCATCGACATGTCCGTTCAGGAGGTTAAGGGTTTTGTATCCGTAGAGGCGTTGCCCATCTTCGCCGTAATCGACAGCGATGTTGAACGATTTTTTTTCTGACTGCACCGTAAAGTAGGAAGAGGTACCGCGAAAGTGGACACCGACATCGGAGTAGACCTTCCCATCAACAATAAGATCGGCAGGCACCTCAACATCCGTGCGGTAAAATGCATTCATCTGTTCGGACCAATCTTTATGGTGGAATCGGAGATAGAGGGTACGGAGTGTTTCAGCGTCGTAGAGTGGCGGTGAACCTTCTGGCACAGAAGTGAGGCTTGTCTGAACATCGCTCTGAACACTGTTGTGCAAATTCTCCTCGTCCAGTGGTGTAATAGTGCCACCGCCGCGAGTCTCCAGGGCGGCTTGTCGTTCAGCACCGGTTAATTTTCCGTCTTTATCTGTATCAAACTTATCGACTATTTTTTCAGGGGGTCGCGGTCCACGGCGTCCACCACCAAATGGCGGCATTCCACCGGGGTTTCTACCAAAGGGGGCGTTGGTTTGCATCTTCTCAATCTCTTCGCGGCTGAATTTGTCCCCTGTAAACGCTTCTAAACCTGTGACTCGGAGTCTGAGGTCATCTTCTTCATTGCTCAGTTTACCGTCTCCATTGAGGTCAAACCGTTTCTGTTCATCTGTAAGTTTTGACGATTGTTGATTGTCTTGAGCACTGGTGTGCATCGTCCAACCGATAGCGATTAGCATAAGAAGTATTATTATTTTAAAATGTTTCATTGTATTCTCCTTTTTGGGACTTACGGAAAATTAAGGGATTACGTCTATCATCATACGGCGGGTGCGGTTAGGAATTCAGATCGCAAATGTAAAGTATTCTCACTGCGAAGCAACATTTGGTTTTCGCGTGTGGGAACCCAAATTTGGGTGCGTACACCGCAAAACCTCGCCTACAAGGGAGTTGCGTGAGTCCTATTAATCTTAAGACTTGTTTCGTGTAGAGAAGTTCGGATTTTCCGTGGTGGCTGTGTTTTATTCTTTATCCATTTTCACTTCTGTGAGATTTTCAATCTGCGAGAGTTCCTTAAAAAAGGTGAGCCACTCTTGCGGGTTCACTAATTTGACCCTGAAGGTCAGTTCAACCACCTGCGATTTTTTGATCCGTTTTTCAACTAAACGTTCGTAAATCAAGTGTTTGTCGAAAACAGGACGGTAGACAGTTTCAAAGTTCCGATCGGGTGGCAGACAGAATTCTAAACTAAATTCGTTATCGTTCCCAAAGCGTTGATGCCAATGGTACATGCAGAGGATAATGATACCGATGAGGAATGTTGCCAGAATCGCGACAGATGGATTACCAGCACCGACCGCCATACCAACCGCTAAGGCATAAAAAACAAAACCGATATCCCGGGGGTCTTGGATAGCAGTACGGAACCGAATAATGGACAGTGCACCGACTAAACTAAACGCCCGTGCGATGCTGTCCCCGATGATCACCATCACGACAGAAATCAACATACATAGGATGATGAGTGTGTCGGTAAACGATTTTTGTGGGACTTTAGCGTGTGTCCATTGATAGATGTTGACGATAAAAATGCTCAGTGCGAACGAAAGTAACAACCTAAGCGCATCAGTACCAAGTGTTACAAGCGGCGGTATCGTTAAAAAATCAAATAATGTGTTCATTCCTGTTGCCAATGAGAGATTTGTACAAGTAGTTTACCACAATTACCACAATTACCACAATTAGACAAACTTGTATATAAATTGTTGAAAAATTGTGTTAAAGGTAGATTGATACAGTTGTTCGGGTGGGTTCCTTGAGGATTCTATCCTATTTTATATCTGTTCTTCCTGACGAATCAAGACACCGACAAACACCCCGGAAAAGAGCAGAATCGCGAGTGCATAAGGTGCTGCTTCAGCGAACATTGCTTCAGTTGTGTAGCTCCAGACATTGAGAGCAAGTGTTTCGTATCCAGCAGGGGATAAGAGGAAAGTCAGAGGGAGTTCTTTCATTGTTGCCAGGAAAACCAAAGCAGTGGCGGTGAGCATACCGCGCATAAGAATCGGGAAGAGCGTTCTAAAAAACGCTTGTATACGTGGATATCCAAGCGAGCGCGCTGCCTCCTCTAAGTTCGGTGAGGCTTGGTAGAGCGAACTTCGGACCGGTCCGATCGCCTCCGCAAGAAAGTGTAAAGTACACGCGTAGATGAGTACAGGCAGTGTCTTGTAGATAAATGACGCGGTGTGTAAAAGAAAAAAGATGAGTGATAGCGCGAATGCAAGTGGGGGTATAGCGTAAACGACGTAACC is a window of Candidatus Poribacteria bacterium DNA encoding:
- a CDS encoding zf-HC2 domain-containing protein — its product is MNHKRIQDELSAYLDNELTPSRREQIETHLRSCSECSEMLSAFEENRQMITVFAHPAPSTLKDAVMAKIHTQFQDELSAYLDDELAPAMRQRIETHLHACDECSEMLSAFRENREQVNRLEQPAPASIHDTVMAKIRQQTADVQAEESTSTGWLSDIGRWFPDIGRWFFRPVTAGATGILTLALILGALYFSPTAPQYEETFDLYFGLYTEQLEDNPLKSNVVKPINSTLIADGDNSITGTVDDADLFLDLYLENVGD
- a CDS encoding CotH kinase family protein, producing the protein MKHFKIIILLMLIAIGWTMHTSAQDNQQSSKLTDEQKRFDLNGDGKLSNEEDDLRLRVTGLEAFTGDKFSREEIEKMQTNAPFGRNPGGMPPFGGGRRGPRPPEKIVDKFDTDKDGKLTGAERQAALETRGGGTITPLDEENLHNSVQSDVQTSLTSVPEGSPPLYDAETLRTLYLRFHHKDWSEQMNAFYRTDVEVPADLIVDGKVYSDVGVHFRGTSSYFTVQSEKKSFNIAVDYGEDGQRLYGYKTLNLLNGHVDGSFLREVLYNRIARDYIPAMKTNLVKLVINGENWGVYINLQQYNKDFLAEWFGTKDGIRWKVGPGRGGALVYAGDDPAAYQETYQLKTSNVENPWEDLIALCKMLDETTSDAELMEKLPSMLNIDQVSWQIAVSNVFMDDDGYIHKGGDYAIYQDVNSRFYLIPHDNNESLRFGRSGRGGPGGGGPGGWSWGDLENGMVSPVAHEDNAARPLINRLLSNPEWRARYLAHVRTVVDEWLDWEVLEPIIKEYQTLIDTEVQQDDKKLYGYQEFVTGAPADLKRFVNERREYLRNHPEINRPVPKIISIEIGSGSPPVANQPVSVKATLDKSVAADAVFLYYNDDRYAVFNQVMMTREKDSFVGQIPAFPANTTVYYYVEANAVKTHGTTAFSPARAEQGAAQYQVGVPVVKDSPVVINELMAFNTKSIADPQGQYEDWLELHNLSDNTVNLAGMYLTDKIDNIKKWTFPEDTLIPAHGYLLVWLDEDGKAEAGLHANFKLSRNGETVMLVDTDTRGNQVLDIVTFEKQEKDVALGRSPNGSGKLKPVQTTPGKENVLK
- a CDS encoding DUF4956 domain-containing protein, whose amino-acid sequence is MNTLFDFLTIPPLVTLGTDALRLLLSFALSIFIVNIYQWTHAKVPQKSFTDTLIILCMLISVVMVIIGDSIARAFSLVGALSIIRFRTAIQDPRDIGFVFYALAVGMAVGAGNPSVAILATFLIGIIILCMYHWHQRFGNDNEFSLEFCLPPDRNFETVYRPVFDKHLIYERLVEKRIKKSQVVELTFRVKLVNPQEWLTFFKELSQIENLTEVKMDKE
- a CDS encoding SDR family oxidoreductase is translated as MANRLKDKIAIITGAARGIGAKSAELFAGEGAAVAIWDLNAERGEKTAQQIQASGGTALFCQCDVTDAAQIESAVVQVTSELGNPNVLFNNAGIAVVGELEDISEEDWDHQYAVNVKSIYLVSRAIIPLMRAAGGGSIINMASESAYVGFPMHPAYTSSKAAVVHLSRSMAVRYAEDNIRVNSLCPGTINTELYQEFLSKQPDPGAINKEIKEMHPLGIGEPEDIAWAAVYLASDESRYMTGAPMLVEGGILSL
- a CDS encoding dienelactone hydrolase family protein is translated as MQIYHILMLSIVATGILFASHVSADNEKAELEKSPRHGEWVKVTAANGRVINAFVVYPEVKEPATSIIVIHEIFGLTDWIRLVADRLAAEGFVAICPDLLSGMGPDGGGTESFDSGDDVRRAIRELPASQVASDLDAVQKYVRDLPSTNDKVAVSGFCWGGGQTFSYAVHSDTIAAGFVFYGRAVSAEDVPKISVPIYGFYGESDNRINATIDATKAAADAANVTYEPVIYEGVGHAFLKRGMGEEANEAQKSATKAAWERWVSLLQGL
- a CDS encoding sigma-70 family RNA polymerase sigma factor, encoding MSLATPAATMETNSEMGKTEELDLTQEREIVLRCQNGDADAMGTLIIQYQHWVYNIAYGMLGHHQDAEDVAQDAFVSAWENIGKFQFRSRFSTWLYRIVKNKCLNHIDQYQRRKTDPTEIDDSQPWVPLDTVTPEEEALRTEEKEIVHAALAKLKPSYREILVLRELRDMAYEEIAEILGCTLGRVKSRLHEARKALKKELERVEW